The proteins below come from a single Bactrocera tryoni isolate S06 unplaced genomic scaffold, CSIRO_BtryS06_freeze2 scaffold_25, whole genome shotgun sequence genomic window:
- the LOC120780954 gene encoding uncharacterized protein LOC120780954: MAGKDGGVQKIMKDFYKKNLFFHCASHKLNLVINDLNSVAEIGNTTTTIKEIFLALPYTTATIERSFSTLRRVKTWLRSTMAEKRLNGLCMLSIHRRAVNDDQEFIDKILTKFAEENRRLLLK, translated from the exons ATGGCTGGCAAAGATGGTGGCgtgcaaaaaattatgaaagatttttataaaaaaaatttgtttttccatTGTGCTTCTCATAAGCTAAATTTAGTGATCAATGATTTGAACAGCGTTGCAGAAATTGGGAACACAACAACTACTATTAAGGAg ATATTTTTAGCTCTTCCATATACAACTGCCACCATAGAAAGATCATTCAGCACTTTACGGCGAGTGAAAACATGGTTAAGGTCAACAATGGCTGAAAAGCGTTTAAATG GTCTTTGCATGTTGAGCATACACAGAAGAGCCGTAAATGACGACCAGGAATTTATTGATAAGATTCTCACGAAATTCGCGGAAGAAAATAGAAGGCTtttattgaagtaa